The Sulfobacillus thermosulfidooxidans DSM 9293 genome includes a window with the following:
- a CDS encoding 1-phosphofructokinase family hexose kinase, whose protein sequence is MIYAVTFNPSWDVVMTLPTTLYSGHTYNQVSWTGYAGGKGNNVARAIQQLGGDVTAVGFYGGAVGDWILQALTAQQIPYLVATTTESSRLCLSLLDSQHVTEIRGHGPWVSPETSHSLLCQVRDHLQPHDWVTISGSLPPGLSADDITLWVNTLRPHCQGIIADLAGDPLIAAWEAGVSAICPNRQEYDQLPMGALSPRPQHRVITQGADGVLWYPAESDTPQTIRAPAVPVQNPVGAGDVLVGALVHALSQQQSWADALGYAVMAASASVVTAGIADIDRDVLVHLESQWRQSHT, encoded by the coding sequence ATGATCTATGCCGTCACCTTTAATCCCTCGTGGGATGTGGTTATGACATTGCCCACGACCCTATATAGCGGCCACACGTATAACCAGGTGTCCTGGACAGGCTATGCGGGGGGCAAAGGCAATAACGTCGCCCGCGCCATTCAGCAACTCGGAGGGGATGTCACTGCCGTGGGATTTTATGGGGGAGCCGTCGGGGACTGGATTCTGCAAGCGTTAACAGCGCAACAGATCCCGTATCTCGTAGCTACGACAACAGAGTCCTCGCGGCTTTGCCTCAGCCTCTTGGACTCTCAGCACGTGACAGAGATTCGGGGACACGGTCCCTGGGTCTCTCCCGAGACCAGTCATTCCCTGTTATGCCAGGTGCGTGACCATCTGCAACCGCACGACTGGGTGACGATATCGGGCAGCCTGCCCCCGGGATTGTCTGCCGATGACATCACCCTATGGGTCAACACGCTTCGCCCCCACTGCCAAGGAATTATCGCCGACCTGGCTGGCGACCCTTTAATCGCGGCGTGGGAAGCCGGGGTGAGCGCCATCTGTCCCAACCGCCAAGAATATGATCAACTGCCGATGGGTGCGTTAAGTCCCCGGCCGCAACACCGCGTGATCACGCAAGGAGCGGATGGCGTTCTGTGGTATCCCGCGGAATCGGACACTCCTCAAACCATTCGGGCCCCCGCTGTCCCGGTGCAAAATCCGGTCGGAGCGGGCGATGTCTTGGTTGGCGCGTTGGTGCACGCCTTATCGCAGCAGCAATCCTGGGCTGACGCGCTCGGTTACGCCGTGATGGCGGCATCCGCCAGTGTCGTCACCGCAGGCATCGCCGACATTGATAGGGATGTCTTGGTACACCTCGAATCCCAATGGCGACAATCCCACACGTGA
- a CDS encoding DeoR/GlpR family DNA-binding transcription regulator, with amino-acid sequence MMTSPSDAPRNARERQLAILSRLKQAGTITVQELADTFSCSLATIRRDIHELMMREPQIRRYHGAVGLDIQDTEQWFHDKTALFPEEKDDLAALVVEWLPEGAVIGLNGGTTTTRVATQLAKNPKALTVVTNAINIAYQLTQAEIPVVVIGGDLRPYNYETTGSMALQGLTGLHLDWAILGANGVHPRVGITTTASDEAVLGQGFRRAADHVLIIADHSKMQRNALYRMLAWNDIDYVATGCQAASLLKEWPVMPHPTMNAAQTVGIWQTVALEDHT; translated from the coding sequence ATGATGACTTCCCCGAGTGATGCCCCGCGAAACGCCCGGGAACGCCAGCTCGCCATCTTATCACGGCTCAAGCAAGCGGGAACGATTACGGTGCAAGAATTGGCCGACACGTTTTCTTGTTCGCTCGCCACCATTCGCCGGGATATTCACGAACTGATGATGCGCGAACCTCAGATTCGCCGGTATCATGGCGCCGTCGGTCTGGACATTCAGGATACGGAACAATGGTTTCATGATAAAACCGCCTTATTTCCGGAAGAGAAAGACGATCTGGCCGCCCTTGTCGTCGAGTGGCTTCCCGAGGGCGCCGTGATTGGCCTGAACGGGGGCACCACGACGACCCGTGTGGCGACCCAGCTGGCCAAGAATCCCAAAGCCCTCACTGTCGTCACCAATGCCATTAACATTGCCTACCAGTTGACCCAAGCTGAGATCCCGGTCGTGGTCATTGGCGGAGACTTACGTCCCTACAACTATGAAACCACGGGATCGATGGCCCTCCAAGGGCTCACAGGCCTCCATCTCGACTGGGCCATTCTCGGCGCCAATGGTGTGCATCCCCGCGTTGGCATCACCACGACGGCTAGTGATGAAGCGGTGTTAGGCCAAGGGTTTCGCCGGGCCGCCGATCATGTTCTCATTATTGCCGACCATAGTAAAATGCAACGCAATGCCCTCTACCGCATGCTGGCATGGAACGACATTGATTATGTGGCCACTGGGTGTCAAGCGGCGTCACTGCTTAAAGAGTGGCCTGTCATGCCTCATCCCACGATGAATGCAGCGCAGACGGTCGGCATTTGGCAAACCGTCGCGTTGGAGGACCACACATGA
- a CDS encoding SIS domain-containing protein produces MRGTQVYHLIQHQAAAWQAALPWAQPLPCSGPYVFSGSGSSYYLAQTAAHYALSLGIEARAVASTDLILEPEIALRGTGCLIIISRSGTTSEALWAMQAAREVAWPVIAVTCHADSPLATHADHLLLSPQGEDATIVMVQSFSSMLFLLQQVLQLTATSALLPETFIAGANDMVQQAAAVIPPLLDGRPPRRLYVLGSGVRYGIAQEGALKAQEMSNQCAMAYAPMEFRHGPWGSLTPDDLIVVLGQTRHRSQEITVVRDLMHRQGRVLVIAQPQWHDSPGRYPTIQLPASGPDRAFGPFAVIPLQYLAWHWTLLVNKDPDHPANITQVVELDHDDFPE; encoded by the coding sequence ATGCGCGGTACACAGGTGTATCACCTGATCCAACATCAAGCTGCGGCCTGGCAGGCCGCATTACCGTGGGCACAGCCCTTGCCGTGTTCTGGCCCCTATGTGTTCAGCGGCAGTGGATCGTCCTATTATCTCGCTCAAACCGCTGCGCACTATGCGCTTTCCCTCGGGATAGAGGCGCGCGCCGTCGCCTCCACGGATCTGATCTTAGAACCGGAAATCGCTTTACGCGGTACAGGGTGTCTGATCATCATTTCGCGGTCCGGGACCACGTCAGAGGCTCTCTGGGCGATGCAGGCCGCGCGGGAAGTTGCATGGCCCGTTATCGCCGTCACGTGTCACGCCGACAGTCCCTTGGCTACGCACGCGGATCATCTCCTTTTGTCCCCACAGGGAGAAGACGCGACCATCGTGATGGTGCAATCCTTTAGCAGCATGCTTTTTCTCCTTCAACAGGTTTTGCAGTTAACGGCTACCTCCGCGCTCTTACCTGAGACGTTCATTGCTGGTGCCAACGATATGGTCCAGCAAGCCGCCGCGGTCATCCCGCCCTTATTGGATGGACGTCCTCCCCGCCGTCTCTACGTGCTAGGCAGTGGCGTTCGATACGGCATTGCGCAAGAAGGAGCCTTAAAAGCCCAAGAAATGTCGAATCAGTGTGCCATGGCCTATGCGCCGATGGAGTTTCGCCATGGGCCATGGGGCAGCCTCACGCCCGACGATCTCATCGTCGTCTTAGGCCAAACACGCCATCGATCGCAGGAAATCACGGTCGTGCGTGATTTAATGCATCGACAAGGTCGGGTGCTTGTTATTGCGCAACCCCAGTGGCATGATTCGCCGGGACGCTATCCGACGATCCAGCTCCCGGCTTCGGGTCCCGATAGGGCCTTCGGTCCCTTCGCCGTAATTCCGTTACAATATTTAGCGTGGCATTGGACGCTGCTCGTAAATAAGGATCCGGATCATCCGGCCAATATTACCCAGGTGGTGGAATTAGACCATGATGACTTCCCCGAGTGA
- a CDS encoding APC family permease → MARTGQENPRFIRALGLFSATAVNMSQMVGIGPFITIPLILSAMGGPQAILGWIVGALLAMADGLVWSELGAAMPGTGGSYVYLREAYQYYSGKLIPFLFVWSTLLATPLIMSTGMIGMANYLGYFWHGMTPLDTKLVAAGITIITVALLYRRIDSIARITQVLWGGMILTVLIVIVAAATHFHPRLAFSYPPGAFALTPKFFAGLGAGLLIAIYDYLGYYTTAYLGDEVKNPGKVIPGSILLAILAVAVIDLSMNIGIIGVVPWQEAAKSTTIGTLFMEKAWGPTGATILALLILWTAFASVYTGLLGGSRLPYNAARDKLFFKSFGILHPRLKFPYISLLVMGGFTAIFSFFSLSAIINALMAISIVVQFIGQVIALTLLRIKQPELHRPFRQWLYHVFRTLWYVVWAFFLFPFRRVGGLRIHGLG, encoded by the coding sequence ATGGCACGAACTGGCCAGGAGAACCCCCGTTTCATTCGCGCTCTCGGGCTGTTTTCAGCAACGGCGGTCAATATGTCACAAATGGTGGGAATTGGGCCTTTTATTACCATTCCGCTTATCTTATCGGCCATGGGGGGGCCCCAAGCAATACTGGGATGGATTGTGGGAGCGCTGTTGGCAATGGCCGATGGCCTCGTGTGGAGCGAATTAGGGGCGGCCATGCCCGGCACTGGTGGATCCTATGTGTATTTGCGGGAAGCCTATCAGTATTATAGTGGGAAATTGATCCCGTTCCTTTTTGTATGGTCGACATTGCTGGCAACACCCTTGATTATGTCGACGGGAATGATCGGCATGGCAAATTATCTCGGGTACTTTTGGCATGGAATGACGCCCTTGGATACGAAATTAGTGGCTGCAGGGATCACGATTATTACCGTGGCGTTATTATATCGACGGATTGATTCCATTGCTCGCATTACACAGGTGCTCTGGGGTGGTATGATTCTGACCGTCTTGATAGTGATTGTGGCGGCGGCCACGCATTTTCATCCTCGGTTAGCATTTTCATATCCGCCGGGCGCGTTTGCTTTGACACCGAAATTCTTCGCAGGCCTAGGCGCGGGCCTATTGATTGCCATTTATGATTATTTAGGATATTATACGACGGCTTACCTAGGGGATGAAGTGAAAAATCCCGGCAAAGTGATTCCGGGGTCGATTCTTTTAGCAATTCTTGCCGTGGCAGTGATCGATTTGTCCATGAATATCGGCATCATTGGGGTAGTCCCCTGGCAAGAAGCCGCGAAATCGACTACGATTGGGACGTTGTTTATGGAAAAAGCCTGGGGCCCCACCGGTGCGACCATTCTCGCACTACTTATCTTGTGGACGGCTTTTGCGTCGGTGTACACGGGACTTTTGGGCGGATCCCGTCTACCCTATAACGCGGCCCGTGACAAACTCTTTTTTAAGAGTTTTGGGATACTGCATCCGCGATTAAAATTTCCGTATATTTCCTTATTAGTTATGGGAGGATTTACGGCGATTTTCAGCTTTTTTAGTCTATCTGCCATCATTAATGCCTTGATGGCCATTTCGATTGTGGTGCAATTTATTGGCCAAGTAATTGCCCTCACCCTACTCCGGATCAAACAACCGGAGCTACATCGCCCGTTTCGTCAATGGTTGTATCACGTATTTCGCACCCTTTGGTACGTGGTTTGGGCATTTTTTTTATTCCCGTTTCGGAGGGTTGGGGGGCTCCGTATACACGGTCTCGGGTAA
- a CDS encoding transposase gives MGESKTITPELKAQCIQEALDIRNAAAVARRHGLSVRLVQKWVQTATKHGTPEEARALKKALQQATTENHQLKQLLGEKDLEIAILHDLLKKAPRASLTDVK, from the coding sequence ATGGGAGAGTCGAAAACAATCACCCCAGAATTGAAAGCCCAGTGCATCCAAGAAGCGCTGGACATCCGGAATGCGGCGGCTGTCGCCCGCCGGCATGGGTTATCGGTTCGTCTCGTACAAAAATGGGTGCAAACGGCCACGAAACACGGGACACCCGAAGAAGCGCGTGCCTTAAAGAAAGCTTTACAGCAAGCCACTACGGAAAATCACCAGTTGAAACAATTATTAGGGGAGAAAGATTTAGAGATTGCGATATTGCATGATCTCCTAAAAAAAGCCCCCCGGGCCTCTCTGACCGATGTGAAGTAG
- a CDS encoding IS3 family transposase, protein MARATYYAWRARRQRPASWTPKRGGGRPRRGYVWTANDTKVAEGQVLEWLSEFIIAGDGQAYGYRKLTTWLRREHGLIINKKTVYRLLRSADLLQGQPLRPSGNRPPRVLAANRMVTGPNQLWEMDLKYGYIAGEDRFFYLCSVIDVFDRCILAYHLGSHCTAVQALGALEGAVRARQADWGNHVPVIRTDNGPQFVAQRWAIGCQVLGITHERIPVATPNKNAHIESWHSLLEGECWRNQVFQTLAEAYTVTAEWIRFYNERRMHGSLHDWAPAVYYAQCQTGTAPPIHPVRC, encoded by the coding sequence GTGGCCCGGGCCACGTATTACGCATGGCGCGCTCGAAGACAGCGTCCGGCGTCCTGGACGCCGAAACGCGGGGGAGGTCGACCCCGGCGGGGCTATGTGTGGACGGCAAACGACACCAAAGTGGCGGAAGGGCAGGTCCTGGAATGGCTCAGCGAGTTTATCATCGCGGGAGACGGTCAGGCTTATGGATATCGGAAGTTGACGACATGGCTCCGACGAGAACACGGATTGATCATCAACAAAAAGACGGTCTATCGTCTCTTGCGATCCGCCGATCTCTTACAAGGACAACCCTTGCGGCCCTCCGGAAACCGACCGCCCCGTGTTCTGGCCGCCAATCGGATGGTGACGGGCCCCAATCAACTCTGGGAAATGGATTTGAAATACGGATACATTGCGGGAGAAGATCGGTTTTTTTATCTCTGCAGTGTCATCGATGTCTTTGATCGATGCATTCTGGCGTATCATCTCGGATCTCACTGTACCGCTGTTCAAGCCTTAGGCGCCTTGGAAGGCGCCGTGCGAGCTCGCCAAGCCGACTGGGGTAACCACGTTCCGGTGATTCGCACCGACAACGGGCCCCAATTTGTGGCTCAGCGGTGGGCCATAGGGTGTCAGGTCTTAGGGATAACTCATGAACGCATTCCGGTGGCGACTCCTAACAAGAATGCCCACATCGAATCCTGGCACAGTCTGCTCGAAGGAGAATGTTGGCGGAATCAGGTCTTTCAGACTTTGGCAGAGGCGTATACAGTGACTGCCGAGTGGATCCGTTTTTACAATGAACGCCGCATGCATGGGAGTTTGCACGATTGGGCTCCCGCCGTGTACTATGCACAGTGCCAAACGGGCACCGCACCACCAATTCACCCGGTGCGGTGTTAA
- a CDS encoding ROK family protein, whose protein sequence is MDFGGTKMALATADDHGMILHRADIPTLSDAHDAISRALEVAHELINRTETQYQSRLRRVGVATMGITQDSGVLLAPNVAGWRELRLPQLLHTAFNGIPVLIANDVKSAALAELKWGALQGMDPALFVNLGTGIAVALIASGRIIQGAHGASGEIAYNPLTEHDCRGVRDDVAPLEERVGGGAIQRRARDELGWDLDAGELLRQAPRDPVIRMWLDPILRTLSFQLTHLVIALDPARVVIGGGLAKVHEVIFPYLRQSFDSFVPFPPEIVIAHFERDAGLMGAIALALDGSQAVHGG, encoded by the coding sequence ATGGATTTTGGAGGAACGAAAATGGCGCTAGCGACAGCTGATGACCACGGAATGATTCTGCATAGAGCGGATATTCCTACTTTGTCAGATGCTCATGACGCGATATCGCGCGCGCTTGAGGTGGCGCACGAGCTGATTAACCGTACGGAAACTCAATACCAGTCCCGACTACGGCGTGTCGGTGTTGCCACGATGGGGATTACCCAGGATAGCGGTGTGCTGTTAGCGCCGAATGTGGCGGGGTGGCGTGAATTGCGATTACCCCAGTTGCTGCATACGGCCTTTAATGGCATACCGGTTCTGATTGCAAACGATGTGAAAAGTGCCGCTTTGGCCGAGTTAAAGTGGGGCGCTTTACAAGGCATGGATCCCGCACTGTTTGTTAATCTTGGAACAGGGATTGCTGTGGCGTTGATTGCCTCTGGACGGATTATTCAAGGGGCTCATGGCGCCAGCGGAGAAATCGCCTATAACCCGCTAACCGAACACGATTGTCGCGGAGTACGCGACGATGTGGCGCCCCTCGAGGAGCGAGTGGGAGGTGGGGCGATCCAACGTAGAGCCCGCGATGAGTTGGGATGGGATCTCGATGCCGGGGAGCTCTTGCGTCAAGCCCCGCGTGATCCGGTCATTCGGATGTGGCTTGACCCAATACTGCGCACATTATCGTTCCAATTAACGCATTTAGTGATTGCCCTCGATCCGGCCCGCGTGGTCATTGGTGGGGGATTGGCCAAGGTGCATGAGGTCATCTTTCCGTATTTGAGGCAAAGCTTCGATTCGTTTGTACCGTTTCCTCCTGAAATAGTGATAGCGCATTTTGAACGCGATGCCGGATTGATGGGGGCGATTGCGTTAGCATTAGACGGATCGCAAGCCGTCCATGGGGGATGA
- a CDS encoding IS3 family transposase (programmed frameshift): protein MAKQKRHSATFKSQVVLEMLKEEKTVSQIAAEYGIHPSQLHRWKRQALENFPQLFTESQALQQQAQAHQQQLTELYAEIGKLTTQVEWLKKNLASTLTRDERMTLLDRGADTLPLTTQAALLSLNRSSLYYRPVGPDAEEIALKHRIDEIYTDRPFYGSRRMTAQLNHEGYAVNRKRVQRYMREMGIWGLAPGPQTSTRHPQHPVYPYLLKGVTPAYPNHVWGIDVTYIRMVHGWLYLVAIMDWYSRFVVAWELSETLELPFVLTAAERALSIATPTIWNHDQGSHFTSPQYTALLLAKEVQISMDSKGRALDNVLTERLWRSVKYEEVYLHDYRSPREARSGLSRYFTFYNYHRLHQSLGYTPPAAWYSPLPSLDRE, encoded by the exons ATGGCGAAACAAAAACGGCATTCTGCCACCTTCAAAAGCCAAGTGGTGCTCGAAATGCTCAAGGAAGAAAAAACCGTCAGCCAGATTGCCGCCGAATACGGCATTCATCCCAGTCAACTGCATCGCTGGAAGCGCCAGGCGCTCGAGAACTTTCCGCAGTTATTTACCGAGTCCCAAGCGCTCCAACAACAGGCCCAAGCCCACCAACAACAGCTGACCGAGCTTTATGCGGAAATCGGCAAACTGACCACACAAGTCGAGTGGCTC AAAAAAAATCTGGCCTCGACCCTGACCCGCGATGAACGGATGACCTTGTTGGATCGGGGAGCGGATACGCTCCCGTTGACGACGCAAGCCGCGTTGTTAAGCCTCAACCGCTCGAGCCTCTATTACCGGCCCGTCGGGCCGGATGCCGAGGAGATCGCTCTGAAGCATCGCATCGATGAAATTTACACCGATCGACCGTTTTACGGGTCCCGGCGGATGACGGCTCAGTTGAACCACGAGGGTTACGCCGTAAACCGCAAACGCGTGCAGCGCTACATGCGGGAGATGGGGATCTGGGGGCTCGCTCCGGGGCCCCAGACCAGCACCCGACATCCCCAGCACCCGGTGTATCCGTATTTATTGAAAGGCGTCACGCCGGCGTACCCCAATCATGTGTGGGGGATTGACGTGACCTATATCCGGATGGTGCATGGTTGGCTATACCTGGTGGCCATTATGGATTGGTATTCACGGTTTGTCGTGGCGTGGGAACTCTCCGAAACCTTGGAACTGCCCTTTGTGCTCACGGCCGCGGAGCGGGCGTTGTCCATCGCCACCCCCACCATTTGGAATCACGACCAAGGGAGTCATTTTACCAGCCCCCAATACACGGCCTTGTTGTTGGCCAAGGAGGTGCAAATCAGCATGGACAGTAAGGGGCGGGCGTTGGACAATGTATTGACGGAACGGCTGTGGCGCAGTGTGAAGTATGAAGAGGTGTATCTACACGATTACCGTTCACCCCGGGAAGCCCGATCGGGCTTGAGCCGATACTTTACGTTCTATAACTATCACCGGCTGCATCAATCCTTGGGCTACACGCCACCCGCGGCCTGGTATTCGCCCCTCCCGTCCCTCGACCGGGAGTGA
- a CDS encoding type II toxin-antitoxin system Phd/YefM family antitoxin has product MRLVSIRELRTQTRRIGEWLSAAEDIVVTSTGQPIAVLSPVTEEPFEVELMAMRQARAGRALNRTPF; this is encoded by the coding sequence ATGCGACTCGTTTCGATCCGGGAATTGCGAACCCAGACGCGCAGGATTGGCGAATGGCTCTCTGCGGCTGAAGACATTGTTGTGACCTCTACCGGCCAGCCGATTGCAGTCTTGTCGCCAGTAACTGAGGAGCCGTTCGAGGTTGAACTGATGGCGATGCGTCAGGCGCGGGCAGGCCGGGCCTTGAACCGAACTCCTTTTTGA
- a CDS encoding type II toxin-antitoxin system prevent-host-death family antitoxin, with protein sequence MSRYKVLKASDIRQYWSEVVNEVACENTRILIEKSGVPVASVVSRQDLEWLEERRLEIGRVAGDNG encoded by the coding sequence ATGAGTCGTTACAAAGTCCTGAAGGCATCTGACATTCGTCAATACTGGAGTGAAGTCGTCAACGAAGTGGCTTGTGAAAATACCCGAATCCTCATTGAAAAAAGCGGTGTTCCTGTCGCTAGTGTGGTGAGTCGGCAAGACCTTGAGTGGCTTGAAGAACGCCGATTGGAAATTGGCCGAGTTGCGGGCGACAATGGATGA